In Vespa crabro chromosome 7, iyVesCrab1.2, whole genome shotgun sequence, a single window of DNA contains:
- the LOC124425389 gene encoding leucine-rich repeat and calponin homology domain-containing protein isoform X1, producing MAMVASNMSGHIQKQLTRSLERILEEAHLSGELKLSGRKLKDFPKVGKPGAAKYNLQDTVIADLSKNRFVELPEEVTEFPFLEKLHLYHNAIRIIPETVVMLQSLNYLDLSRNQLTSLPREICRLPLQTLLVAHNRLASLPDELGRMSALAELDAGCNEIATLPPRIGDLARLRSLDLRSNLLVHLPIELTYLRLVKLDISGNRISVLPNEMRKMKSLVDFKLSDNPLTSPPASLCIRGRTHIFKYLERQAAKHERARGGRARRGPLDARGHATLDTRSHRRHNVDSGYSTSDGVDKRWSQEIHSAVHDGEVRGLWRQECSPLSITLPHETGINGSCSGTSTPSTISPGEHTSLEDELGKAMILHDQLEKRRLERSTSENGADIRRPMTSGLHHTSITPPGPLETTHTNQSQPISTTQSVQPIQTTSNSTSLLNGDDKRPLNHIQTYREYKEALRQQRANEGPSVYRPREQVTPPGNESQNNETDSNGSKEVIALTGKQIFNEENATKRPVQKVTPSRINYQNTPIINGSNNEYNNKNGKYHEQPYKKPNSPIKTSSSIMSNNTSPGHTPRLVKTAVGYVEGNKSPSRNGGSPKSSRSVTWNSNLPEKYSFTMRREFERAKEEADLIEQLRNHIETRLKMALPEDLAPALTDGVVLCHLANHVRPRSVASIHVPSPAVPKLTMARCRRNVDNFLEACRKIGVDEEVLMDADAIMDVGYMDAYGLEALARLVSALLLLPEEVEKGNEEPAAGSPRTIQDRVLSAMLFATFLTTLVLLYLFPIPD from the exons ATCTTTCGAAGAATCGCTTTGTCGAGCTGCCAGAAGAGGTCACGGAATTTCCTTTCCTCGAGAAACTACATCTTTACCACAATGCCATAAGAATCATACCGGAAACTGTCGTGATGCTTCAGTCATTAAACTACCTCGATCTTAG TCGAAATCAATTGACGTCACTACCTCGAGAAATCTGTAGGCTACCTCTTCAGACGTTATTGGTCGCACACAACAGATTAGCATCCCTGCCAGATGAATTGGGGAGGATGTCGGCTCTTGCAGAACTGGATGCAGGTTGCAATGAAATCGCGACACTTCCACCTCGTATAGGTGACCTTGCACGACTCAGATCCTTAGACCTGAGGAGCAACTTGTTGGTGCACCTGCCTATAG AACTTACGTACCTGAGGCTCGTGAAGCTGGATATTAGTGGTAACCGGATATCTGTGCTTCCAAACGAaatgagaaagatgaaaagctTGGTAGATTTTAAGCTCTCCGATAATCCTCTGACCTCGCCGCCTGCTTCG TTATGCATTCGCGGGCGAACGCACATCTTCAAGTACTTGGAGAGGCAGGCGGCGAAGCACGAGAGGGCGAGAGGAGGACGTGCAAGAAGAGGACCGTTGGATGCTCGGGGTCATGCAACCTTAGACACCAGATCTCATAGGCGCCATAACGTTGACAGTGGTTACAGTACGAGCGATGGGGTCGACAAACGTTGGTCCCAAGAAATTCATAGCGCG GTGCACGACGGTGAGGTACGGGGTTTATGGCGTCAAGAGTGTTCACCGCTTTCCATAACGTTGCCACACGAAACCGGAATAAATGGATCCTGCAGTGGCACGTCTACACCGAGCACGATTTCACCGGGTGAACATACGTCCTTGGAGGACGAGCTGGGCAAG GCCATGATACTTCACGATCAGTTGGAGAAGAGGAGATTGGAGAGGAGCACTTCCGAGAATGGCGCGGACATAAGAAGACCGATGACCTCTGGCCTTCATCATACGTCTATCACGCCACCGGG TCCCTTGGAAACGACCCATACGAACCAGTCTCAACCAATTTCAACGACTCAGTCGGTGCAACCAATTCAGACAACGAGCAATTCAACGTCGCTGTTGAATGGGGATGATAAGAGGCCGTTAAATCACATTCAAACGTACAg GGAATACAAGGAAGCATTGAGGCAACAAAGGGCCAACGAGGGCCCAAGTGTTTACAGACCAAGGGAACAGGTGACACCTCCGGGCAACGAATCGCAGAACAACGAGACTGACTCGAATGGATCCAAGGAGGTCATTGCCCTTACAGGCAAGCAAATATTCAACGAGGAAAATGCTACGAAGAGGCCGGTGCAAAAGGTCACGCCCTCGAGgataaattatcaaaatacGCCCATCATCAATGGAAGCAATAACgagtacaataataaaaacggaaAGTATCACGAGCAGCCTTACAAAAAGCCAAATTCGCCTATAAAAACGTCGAGCAGTATAATGTCGAATAATACAAGTCCTGGGCATACACCGAGATTAGTCAAAACGGCTGTTGGCTATGTCGAAG GTAACAAAAGTCCAAGCAGAAATGGCGGGAGTCCTAAATCGTCGAGATCCGTTACGTGGAATAGCAATTTGCCGGAGAAGTACTCGTTCACAATGAGGAGGGAGTTCGAACGTGCCAAAGAGGAAGCCGATTTGATCGAACAACTCAGGAAC CATATAGAAACGAGACTGAAAATGGCTTTACCGGAAGATCTGGCGCCAGCATTGACCGATGGCGTCGTACTTTGTCACTTGGCGAATCACGTAAGGCCACGATCGGTAGCAAGCATACATGTCCCATCGCCTGCCGTA ccTAAGCTCACAATGGCAAGATGCAGACGTAACGTTGACAATTTCTTGGAGGCCTGTCGGAAAATAGGCGTTGATGAG GAGGTGTTAATGGACGCGGACGCAATCATGGACGTGGGTTACATGGACGCGTACGGGCTCGAGGCTCTGGCACGTCTCGTCTCcgctcttctccttcttccagAAGAAGTTGAGAAAGGCAACGAAGAGCCGGCCGCAGGTTCACCCCGTACGATTCAGGACCGCGTCTTGTCCGCGATGCTTTTTGCAACATTCCTAACAACCCTGGTTCTGCTCTATCTCTTCCCGATTCCCGACTAA